The Sporomusa termitida genome has a window encoding:
- a CDS encoding acetaldehyde dehydrogenase (acetylating), with amino-acid sequence MENFDYDLQSVQETRNLARQAKQAQTQLATFNCEQIDKIIRNMVKAAEENAVSLAKLAVEETGFGKVEDKVFKNHFASTELYKFIQPMQTIGVIKEDKINKVMEIAEPVGVLMGIIPSTNPTSTAIYKAIIAIKSRNGIVFSPHPSALKCTLQAARLMNDAAVAAGAPANIIGCIAKPSMDATNELMKCDEVAMIIATGGSAMVKAAYSAGKPALGVGPGNVPAYIERTANISKAVKNIIASKTFDNGTICASEQSVIVEECIRDQVMEEFRRQGGYFMTPAETNQVAGKLFVRGHAMNAKMVGRSAQAIADSAGITIPPGTKVLLGEQQGVGEAYPLSYEKLTTVLAFYTVQEWQEACDLCIKLLNNGGVGHSLSLHTENPEMTMKFAGKPVFRILVNTSSSQGGVGASTGLSPAFTLGCGTWGGSATSDNVTPLHLINIKRVAYGIKDFTGSTATAYAGCGAQDTTGAISEDQIMSVVNEVISLLRKKGDC; translated from the coding sequence TTGGAAAACTTCGATTATGATTTACAATCCGTGCAAGAGACCAGAAATCTTGCACGTCAGGCCAAACAGGCGCAAACTCAGCTGGCAACATTTAATTGCGAGCAGATTGATAAAATCATCCGGAATATGGTGAAAGCAGCAGAGGAGAATGCCGTTTCCCTGGCCAAACTGGCGGTGGAGGAAACCGGATTTGGTAAAGTCGAAGACAAAGTCTTCAAGAATCATTTTGCTTCCACAGAACTGTATAAATTCATTCAACCCATGCAAACCATCGGCGTCATCAAAGAGGATAAGATCAACAAAGTCATGGAGATTGCCGAGCCGGTAGGAGTGCTTATGGGGATTATTCCCTCAACCAATCCCACCTCCACGGCCATCTACAAAGCCATTATTGCCATTAAATCCCGTAACGGGATTGTATTCTCCCCGCACCCCTCGGCGCTGAAATGCACGCTGCAGGCCGCCAGACTGATGAATGATGCCGCAGTAGCCGCCGGCGCCCCGGCCAATATTATTGGCTGCATCGCCAAACCCTCGATGGATGCAACCAATGAACTGATGAAATGCGATGAAGTCGCCATGATTATTGCGACAGGCGGTTCCGCTATGGTAAAGGCTGCCTATAGCGCGGGCAAACCGGCATTGGGGGTAGGCCCGGGCAACGTGCCGGCCTATATAGAACGAACGGCCAATATTTCTAAAGCAGTCAAAAATATTATTGCCAGTAAAACCTTTGACAATGGCACCATCTGTGCATCCGAGCAATCGGTTATTGTCGAAGAATGCATTCGTGATCAGGTTATGGAAGAGTTCAGACGCCAGGGCGGCTATTTCATGACTCCGGCGGAAACAAACCAGGTTGCCGGCAAGTTGTTTGTCCGCGGCCATGCTATGAACGCGAAAATGGTGGGAAGATCGGCCCAGGCCATTGCCGACAGTGCCGGTATTACGATTCCCCCGGGGACCAAAGTCCTGTTGGGTGAACAACAGGGTGTGGGTGAAGCCTATCCCCTGTCTTATGAAAAGCTGACAACCGTGCTGGCGTTTTATACCGTACAAGAGTGGCAGGAAGCTTGCGATCTGTGTATCAAATTGTTAAATAACGGCGGTGTGGGTCACAGCCTCTCCCTGCATACGGAGAATCCCGAAATGACCATGAAATTCGCGGGCAAGCCCGTGTTCAGGATACTGGTCAACACCTCCTCCAGCCAGGGGGGGGTGGGAGCAAGCACCGGCCTTTCCCCGGCCTTTACCCTGGGGTGCGGTACCTGGGGCGGCAGTGCAACCTCCGATAATGTAACCCCTCTGCACCTGATCAACATCAAACGGGTGGCCTATGGCATCAAAGACTTCACCGGCAGCACAGCCACCGCCTATGCAGGCTGCGGGGCGCAGGACACTACTGGGGCCATCAGTGAAGACCAGATTATGTCAGTTGTGAATGAGGTGATTTCGCTGCTGAGAAAAAAAGGTGATTGCTAA
- a CDS encoding BMC domain-containing protein: protein MMQALGLIETRGLLPAIEGADVMLKTAQVELLGRTLVGGGLVTIAVTGDVGAVKAAVAAGIAAVAKIGHLSLVAQHVIPRPHPDIDSMVVVSAKPAAEHPIPGTQPETAGSLPGSEPTPDINGLLPNQDTATGPAEPVLSTPESLSSGPIALKELHKEGVDDFVRQFGLEQSVNALRTFSVVKLRHLARGYNELGIAGRAITKANKDLLIQKLKGYYEKGREK from the coding sequence ATGATGCAGGCTCTTGGCCTAATTGAGACACGGGGACTTCTGCCGGCAATTGAAGGTGCGGATGTCATGCTTAAGACGGCCCAGGTGGAACTTCTGGGCAGAACCTTGGTTGGCGGCGGCCTTGTGACAATTGCCGTAACCGGTGATGTGGGGGCTGTTAAAGCCGCCGTGGCCGCAGGAATAGCAGCGGTTGCCAAGATTGGTCACTTGTCATTGGTTGCTCAACATGTAATCCCGCGACCGCATCCTGATATTGATAGCATGGTCGTTGTCAGCGCAAAGCCCGCTGCGGAGCACCCAATCCCTGGGACGCAACCGGAGACCGCAGGCTCCCTGCCGGGCTCTGAGCCAACACCTGACATAAACGGTCTCTTGCCAAACCAGGATACAGCAACCGGACCGGCAGAACCGGTCCTGTCCACACCGGAAAGCCTGAGTTCCGGGCCAATAGCGCTGAAAGAGCTCCACAAGGAGGGCGTTGATGACTTCGTACGGCAATTCGGCCTGGAACAAAGCGTGAACGCCCTGAGAACGTTTTCCGTGGTAAAGCTCCGGCATTTGGCAAGAGGATACAACGAACTTGGCATAGCAGGCAGAGCCATAACCAAAGCCAACAAAGACTTACTGATTCAGAAACTAAAGGGATATTACGAGAAGGGGCGTGAAAAGTAA